One Prosthecobacter debontii genomic window carries:
- a CDS encoding pyridoxal-phosphate-dependent aminotransferase family protein: MSTHVKLYIPGPVEVSPATFAAMSQPMIGHRGKGFQDLYAEIHPMLQELFGTKGLVFLSTSSAFGIMEGCIRNLVAKKVLNCCNGAFSDKWHDVSKRCGKEAEAYTVPWGQPVMADEIDKRLATGEFDAVTFIHNETSTGVLSPIAEIAALKKKYPDVMFITDSVSGFTTVPLNFDELGLDVLLTGSQKAFALPPGLALFTASEAAMARAATIADRGYYFDFLEFKANGEKSMTPSTPCISLIYGLRHQLKTMFAEGLENRYARHARLNGMVHEWVRKNGFEFFAPEGYRSKSLTCVANNKEIDVAALIALLKKNHSLIIDGGYGKLKGKTFRISNMGDETDESMSAVIAALDDSLAKL, translated from the coding sequence ATGAGCACACACGTCAAACTCTACATCCCCGGTCCCGTCGAAGTCAGCCCCGCCACTTTTGCGGCCATGTCCCAGCCGATGATCGGCCACCGTGGGAAAGGTTTCCAGGATCTGTATGCTGAGATCCATCCCATGCTGCAGGAGCTGTTTGGGACCAAGGGGCTGGTCTTTCTGAGCACCTCTTCTGCTTTTGGGATCATGGAAGGCTGCATTCGTAACCTTGTGGCTAAGAAGGTGCTCAACTGCTGTAACGGAGCGTTCTCGGACAAATGGCATGATGTGTCCAAGCGCTGTGGTAAAGAGGCTGAAGCCTACACCGTGCCTTGGGGCCAGCCTGTGATGGCAGATGAAATCGATAAGCGTCTCGCCACGGGAGAGTTCGACGCCGTGACTTTCATCCACAATGAAACCTCCACGGGGGTGCTGAGCCCCATTGCGGAGATTGCTGCTCTCAAGAAGAAGTATCCCGATGTCATGTTCATCACGGATTCGGTTTCTGGTTTTACCACCGTGCCGCTGAATTTCGATGAACTGGGTCTCGACGTCTTGCTGACCGGTAGCCAGAAAGCCTTCGCCCTGCCTCCTGGCTTGGCTCTTTTCACGGCATCTGAGGCAGCCATGGCCCGCGCTGCAACGATTGCCGATCGTGGTTACTACTTCGATTTCCTTGAGTTCAAGGCCAATGGCGAGAAGAGCATGACTCCTAGCACCCCATGCATCAGCCTGATCTACGGGCTGCGTCACCAGCTCAAGACCATGTTTGCTGAGGGGTTGGAAAACCGTTATGCCCGCCATGCCCGCCTTAACGGCATGGTGCATGAGTGGGTGCGTAAAAACGGCTTCGAGTTCTTTGCACCCGAAGGGTATCGCTCGAAGTCGCTGACCTGTGTGGCTAACAACAAAGAGATCGATGTGGCTGCCCTCATCGCATTGCTGAAGAAAAACCACAGCCTCATCATTGATGGGGGCTACGGGAAACTGAAGGGCAAGACTTTCCGTATCTCCAACATGGGCGATGAGACCGATGAGAGCATGAGTGCTGTCATCGCGGCTCTCGATGATAGCTTGGCCAAGCTGTAA
- a CDS encoding MFS transporter yields MTNPAKTPEITRLRDLSSHQKKSGLAAWLGWLFDGLDMHIYTLVATPFVAALLMKDGIAAPAGEVDTKASIIQAAFLVGWALGGGVFGWIGDRLGRSRTLMLTILFYAGFTGLSYFCTEWWHLLICRFLSALGIGGEWAVGASLLSETWPKKWRPWIAATLQTAVNVGILLACFAGWLLRHDESHRLIFLVGILPALLTLWIRKAVPETEEWEEARKGAEPPRVRDLFGPAVSGVTWRVLIICAVSLTAHWAFMFWQQSLIRSLPKVKSLSGPEQTDAVVVALMYIMIGSIFGNYVAGALAKIMGYRKAITLMLAAYGACMITAFSGEWTHQQLLWWYAWIGLFQGVFGLFTMCLPPLFPTLLRTTGAGFCYNIGRIVAAIGTVMFKLWVPVGDYRLALYYAGLLFIPAAAIAMLLPEEKETAGPVELPVD; encoded by the coding sequence ATGACCAACCCGGCAAAGACTCCTGAAATCACCCGCCTGCGGGATCTGTCCTCTCATCAAAAGAAGTCAGGATTGGCCGCCTGGCTCGGCTGGCTGTTTGATGGGTTGGACATGCACATCTACACCCTCGTGGCCACTCCCTTTGTGGCTGCGTTGCTGATGAAGGATGGCATTGCGGCACCCGCAGGTGAGGTGGATACCAAAGCCTCCATCATTCAGGCGGCTTTCTTGGTCGGTTGGGCTTTAGGGGGCGGCGTTTTTGGGTGGATTGGTGATCGGCTGGGGCGCAGTCGCACCCTTATGCTCACCATCTTGTTTTACGCAGGCTTCACTGGCCTATCGTATTTCTGCACGGAGTGGTGGCACTTGCTCATCTGCCGTTTCCTCTCAGCTCTGGGCATCGGTGGCGAGTGGGCGGTGGGGGCATCGTTGCTGTCGGAGACCTGGCCCAAGAAGTGGCGTCCGTGGATTGCGGCCACGTTACAAACGGCTGTGAACGTGGGCATCCTCCTCGCCTGCTTTGCCGGCTGGCTCCTGCGTCATGATGAGAGCCACAGGCTCATCTTCCTGGTCGGCATCTTACCCGCGTTGCTCACCTTGTGGATTCGCAAAGCCGTTCCAGAGACGGAGGAGTGGGAAGAGGCGCGTAAGGGTGCCGAGCCTCCGCGGGTGCGAGATTTATTCGGCCCGGCGGTATCTGGGGTGACGTGGCGGGTGCTCATCATCTGCGCGGTTTCACTCACCGCTCACTGGGCCTTCATGTTCTGGCAGCAGAGTCTCATCCGCTCATTACCGAAGGTGAAAAGCCTGAGTGGCCCTGAGCAGACCGATGCCGTGGTGGTGGCGCTCATGTATATCATGATCGGCTCCATCTTTGGCAACTACGTCGCCGGAGCGTTGGCCAAGATCATGGGCTACCGAAAAGCCATCACCCTCATGCTGGCCGCTTATGGGGCCTGCATGATCACCGCTTTCTCGGGTGAGTGGACCCATCAGCAACTGCTGTGGTGGTATGCGTGGATCGGGCTCTTCCAGGGCGTGTTCGGGCTGTTCACCATGTGTCTACCGCCGCTCTTCCCCACACTGCTGCGCACCACGGGGGCGGGCTTCTGTTATAACATCGGGCGCATTGTCGCCGCCATCGGCACCGTGATGTTTAAGCTCTGGGTGCCTGTGGGGGACTATCGCCTCGCGCTCTACTATGCGGGATTGCTGTTCATCCCAGCGGCAGCCATCGCCATGCTTTTACCGGAGGAGAAAGAAACCGCAGGTCCTGTCGAACTGCCAGTCGATTGA
- a CDS encoding CAAX prenyl protease-related protein — MLARLQSLRESATVAHVLPLALFLSISALPAMLAVANPELPWHRQAPEHWIYPIQTLFIGAVLVFFGKHYTFRPWRGLSLAVLLAVVGIAVWIIPAWIYERNFTSPEAVPGWLAWLGVEERREGFNPDLLAAWPGWQTASVVMRFVRLVIIVPLAEELFWRGFLMRYVNAADRAWQSVPFGEHSWRTFIVVTSLVVVAHQPADYVAAVVWGSLVYYLAVRTRSLGACVTMHAVANLLLGLYVMQTRQWGFW; from the coding sequence ATGCTCGCACGCCTTCAGAGCCTTCGTGAATCCGCTACGGTAGCGCATGTGCTGCCCCTGGCGCTTTTCCTGAGCATCAGTGCGCTGCCAGCCATGCTGGCCGTGGCGAATCCTGAGCTCCCGTGGCATCGGCAGGCACCTGAGCATTGGATCTATCCGATCCAGACCCTATTCATTGGGGCCGTGCTGGTGTTTTTTGGTAAACACTACACGTTTCGGCCTTGGCGTGGTCTCAGTCTCGCTGTCTTACTAGCGGTCGTGGGCATCGCGGTGTGGATTATCCCCGCTTGGATTTACGAGCGAAATTTCACCTCACCAGAAGCTGTGCCTGGATGGCTGGCTTGGCTGGGAGTCGAAGAGCGGAGAGAGGGCTTCAATCCAGATCTCCTTGCCGCGTGGCCGGGCTGGCAAACCGCGTCAGTAGTCATGCGGTTTGTTAGGTTGGTTATCATCGTTCCTTTGGCCGAGGAGCTCTTCTGGCGTGGGTTTTTGATGCGCTACGTCAATGCCGCGGATCGCGCGTGGCAGTCGGTGCCGTTTGGTGAGCATTCCTGGCGGACCTTCATCGTGGTGACTAGCTTGGTGGTTGTGGCACATCAGCCCGCTGACTACGTGGCCGCTGTCGTCTGGGGTTCGTTGGTTTATTACCTCGCGGTGCGCACGCGTAGCCTAGGGGCCTGTGTGACCATGCATGCGGTGGCTAATTTACTGCTCGGTCTTTATGTGATGCAGACCCGTCAGTGGGGATTCTGGTGA
- a CDS encoding DEAD/DEAH box helicase, which yields MSESRHSESKKKPSLLSRLTSGIKKLLGLGKTTEVEAGSSAADSKQKPYDKPSPEGRGERRRDRDGGQRRERGPRPEGRGPRPERGERPDRRGPKRGDRPPRERDASESKPRQNFEPLAPPPPPPVPEGPYPEAFQILGLSDAVLAGIRDSGYEKPTQIQERSIPVVLNQKDVVGASQTGTGKTAAFALPTLSRLGAPGKFRCLVLEPTRELAAQVVAQFEKYGQHTGLRVLLVHGGVGYEKQRKGLQQGVDIVVATPGRLLDFMQDGTAKLDDLEVLILDEVDRMLDMGFLPDVRRIVERTPKSRQTLFFSATMPPQIQTLADFALKEPTSIEIGVRFSPAETVSHYMYPVASDQREELLLAILKQTHFESLMIFTRTKAQADQLYGALKQGGEYKVAVMHSDIRQSEREKALKGFRDGEFEVIVATDLAARGLDISGVTHVINFMVPENSEDYVHRIGRTGRAQKEGDAYTLFSAEELPYVASIERLISQKIERKKLDGFSYKYTTVLDEEDKARAILHGRAKKRRR from the coding sequence GTGAGCGAATCCCGACATTCCGAGTCCAAGAAAAAGCCCTCTTTGCTGAGTCGCCTGACATCAGGCATCAAGAAACTCCTGGGATTGGGAAAAACGACAGAAGTAGAAGCGGGCTCGTCTGCGGCAGATTCAAAACAAAAGCCCTATGACAAGCCTTCTCCTGAAGGCCGTGGTGAGCGCCGCCGAGACCGTGATGGCGGACAGCGTCGTGAACGTGGCCCGAGACCGGAGGGAAGAGGCCCGCGCCCAGAGCGTGGTGAACGTCCTGACCGCCGCGGACCTAAGCGCGGAGACCGTCCTCCCCGCGAGCGAGATGCCTCCGAATCGAAGCCGCGTCAAAACTTCGAACCGCTAGCCCCACCGCCACCACCACCTGTTCCTGAAGGTCCTTATCCAGAGGCATTCCAGATTCTCGGATTGAGTGATGCCGTGTTGGCAGGCATCCGGGACTCTGGCTATGAGAAGCCGACCCAGATCCAAGAGCGCTCGATTCCTGTGGTGCTGAACCAGAAAGATGTGGTGGGAGCCTCTCAAACCGGAACCGGTAAAACCGCCGCGTTTGCTCTGCCCACGTTGAGTCGTCTGGGTGCTCCCGGTAAGTTCCGTTGCCTGGTCCTGGAGCCTACCCGTGAGCTCGCTGCCCAGGTGGTGGCACAGTTTGAGAAATACGGCCAACACACCGGCTTGCGTGTGCTCTTGGTGCACGGTGGCGTGGGTTATGAAAAACAGCGCAAAGGCCTGCAGCAGGGCGTGGACATTGTCGTTGCTACCCCAGGCCGTTTGTTAGACTTCATGCAGGATGGCACGGCGAAGCTGGATGATCTCGAAGTGCTCATTCTCGACGAGGTGGATCGCATGCTGGACATGGGCTTCTTGCCAGACGTTCGTCGCATCGTTGAGCGCACACCGAAGTCCCGCCAGACGCTGTTCTTCTCGGCCACCATGCCGCCGCAGATTCAGACGCTTGCAGACTTTGCCTTGAAGGAGCCCACCAGCATTGAAATCGGCGTTCGTTTCTCTCCTGCAGAAACCGTTAGCCATTACATGTATCCAGTGGCGAGTGATCAGCGTGAGGAGTTGCTATTGGCGATTCTCAAGCAGACGCACTTCGAGAGCCTGATGATCTTCACCCGCACCAAGGCTCAGGCAGACCAACTTTACGGAGCTCTCAAGCAAGGTGGTGAATATAAAGTCGCCGTGATGCACTCTGACATCCGCCAGAGTGAGCGTGAAAAAGCTCTCAAAGGCTTCCGTGATGGCGAGTTTGAAGTCATCGTCGCGACCGACCTCGCAGCCCGTGGTTTGGACATCAGCGGCGTGACTCACGTCATCAACTTCATGGTGCCGGAAAACTCTGAGGACTACGTGCACCGAATTGGCCGCACAGGTCGTGCTCAAAAAGAAGGTGATGCCTACACCCTCTTCAGTGCTGAGGAACTGCCTTATGTGGCGAGCATTGAGCGCTTGATCAGCCAGAAGATCGAACGCAAGAAGCTGGACGGCTTTAGCTATAAATACACGACAGTGCTGGACGAAGAAGATAAGGCACGCGCCATCCTTCATGGTCGGGCCAAAAAGCGTCGCCGCTAA
- a CDS encoding DUF4340 domain-containing protein produces MSLRTTVILLVLVAALGAVILGVERYLPSTRELLEMKRGPVKFNRGEISQFEIDSSGGDGVTLASQEKVWFVRRPFNDLADPEKVDKLMNELTAIGWIERVHREEFDDNGWTKTALDQPRHKLRLMEGEQCVLELWVGAASPIEDSHYLAIKKTESSDETSYYVARTALPELLKPAPKDWRDSKLIRLPADQVVGLKIVQESGQIELARTGRKMEWSLVKPLSTRGSKEKINELLSTLLNLEIKDAVELANGASAVKEAGTDITSQTLKLSIVTEETRNQPVEITLTKPKADASETKATISHRRPVFTVFSKSLANFWASPNDLRDKMLARIDEDAVQSVQIESGAFPPVLLEKQSESWFLRRHNRLEAANGDRVARLFQALNTQPVRNFTSDSAANLAAYGLDKAFLAVSWSGEGITNSRLIFGANADHTEFYAKYESEPSVYQIDAALLPSIPQEGIKWKGLGALRFTQFALRRISLAAGTQPPVILNYDPTTAQWTGERAGRDVTSMIDRVKADRLAGALAKFNVQDWSADATNAIQALKNPALTVVVTLGDPGTNSGPTRDIVVRFSPTQEGMDTALYFGQVDAGPDVFYIARASLLELLAPVFKSE; encoded by the coding sequence ATGAGCTTACGTACTACGGTCATTTTACTGGTCCTCGTCGCTGCTCTCGGGGCAGTCATCCTCGGTGTCGAGCGTTACCTCCCTTCTACCCGCGAGCTCTTAGAGATGAAGCGCGGCCCCGTGAAATTCAATCGTGGCGAGATCTCTCAGTTCGAGATTGATTCCAGTGGCGGTGATGGAGTGACCCTGGCTTCGCAAGAAAAAGTGTGGTTCGTGCGTCGGCCCTTCAATGATCTGGCCGATCCCGAAAAGGTGGATAAGCTGATGAATGAGCTGACGGCCATCGGTTGGATTGAGAGAGTTCATCGTGAGGAATTCGATGATAATGGCTGGACCAAAACCGCCCTGGATCAGCCGCGCCACAAATTGCGCCTGATGGAGGGCGAGCAATGCGTTCTCGAGCTCTGGGTGGGTGCTGCTTCGCCGATTGAAGACAGTCATTACCTAGCCATCAAAAAAACGGAGAGCAGTGACGAGACTTCTTATTATGTAGCTCGGACCGCCCTGCCAGAACTCCTGAAGCCAGCCCCCAAAGACTGGCGGGACAGCAAGCTGATCCGCCTACCAGCAGACCAGGTGGTAGGATTGAAAATTGTGCAAGAGAGCGGCCAGATTGAGCTCGCCCGAACCGGCAGAAAAATGGAGTGGTCGTTGGTCAAACCTCTGAGCACACGTGGAAGTAAGGAGAAGATCAATGAATTGCTCTCCACACTGCTGAATCTGGAGATCAAAGATGCCGTCGAGTTGGCCAATGGAGCCAGTGCCGTGAAAGAGGCGGGGACCGACATCACGTCCCAAACTTTAAAATTATCCATCGTGACCGAGGAGACTCGGAATCAACCCGTGGAAATCACGCTCACTAAGCCGAAAGCGGATGCATCTGAAACGAAAGCCACCATCAGCCATCGGCGCCCGGTTTTTACGGTGTTTTCTAAATCGCTCGCTAATTTCTGGGCTTCACCCAATGACTTGCGAGACAAAATGCTGGCGAGAATCGATGAGGATGCGGTGCAGTCCGTTCAGATTGAGTCCGGGGCATTCCCTCCTGTATTGCTAGAAAAGCAATCGGAGTCTTGGTTCTTGCGGCGCCACAATCGCTTGGAAGCTGCCAACGGTGACCGCGTGGCACGATTGTTCCAGGCGCTGAACACGCAGCCTGTGCGCAATTTTACCTCAGATTCGGCAGCTAATTTGGCTGCCTATGGATTGGATAAAGCCTTCCTGGCGGTGAGTTGGTCCGGGGAAGGGATCACAAATTCGCGCCTTATTTTTGGTGCCAATGCGGACCACACTGAGTTTTATGCCAAATATGAAAGCGAGCCGAGTGTTTACCAAATCGATGCCGCTCTACTGCCCAGCATTCCTCAGGAAGGCATCAAATGGAAAGGTTTAGGAGCCCTTCGCTTCACCCAATTTGCGTTGAGACGAATCAGTTTGGCCGCCGGAACCCAGCCACCGGTGATCCTCAATTATGACCCCACGACTGCGCAATGGACAGGCGAACGTGCTGGCCGGGATGTCACCTCAATGATCGATCGTGTGAAGGCGGATCGCTTGGCCGGGGCACTGGCTAAGTTCAATGTTCAAGATTGGTCGGCAGATGCGACCAATGCCATCCAAGCCCTGAAAAATCCAGCCCTGACGGTGGTGGTGACCTTGGGAGACCCTGGCACGAATTCCGGTCCTACCCGTGACATCGTTGTCCGTTTTTCTCCTACGCAGGAGGGCATGGATACGGCACTCTACTTCGGGCAGGTCGACGCCGGTCCTGACGTGTTTTATATTGCCCGAGCTTCGCTGTTGGAACTCCTGGCACCGGTTTTCAAGAGCGAGTAA
- a CDS encoding tetratricopeptide repeat protein produces MLLTALKVKLAAMVAVAGLDTAEMQQPSPELVTTLEKLAADQKAAAEQPGSGPDVNAAFNNALAKVNELAKKGDKDAQYALAHWGVLSNSNISEIIDLYRKSAAQGQILAKAELAQVLLQAFPQDAERVAEAVKLVQDAEAAGNKVARRLLANLYIAGAGGLEKSVDKARALLEKGSTEGDGEATLGLSQLYAAGVPGLPKDEQKSLDYLIKATEQKNAVAMSTYAARLFDGDPAAEGSKQLVKKDPAKAMKMFEDAAATGFAAANRLLGAIYENGLGGQSKDLKKAVEYYTKAANGNDPQALFRLGNFFEAGLSQGEGDKAEVIIQQNAKSALDLYRLAAQNGLSEAFYNVGVYYETGTVVDKDPAKAFSFHLKAASAGLPQAQHRLAGLYQAGNGVTQDLVAAMGWYQRAANANFAASQIALGQMYESGAGGRPNPTAAAQEYTNAAEQGAPLAMLRLASLNERGLGTVKNAPDLSRALAYAELAVEASNSAEIAVKYRDELKGKMTADQIAEAKKISDSLKKAPAAAEPAKPATPSKKK; encoded by the coding sequence ATGTTACTCACAGCCCTCAAAGTAAAACTTGCTGCCATGGTCGCAGTCGCCGGTCTTGATACCGCCGAGATGCAGCAGCCAAGCCCAGAACTTGTCACGACTCTGGAGAAGCTGGCCGCAGATCAAAAAGCTGCCGCCGAACAGCCTGGCTCCGGCCCCGACGTCAATGCAGCTTTCAACAACGCTTTGGCCAAGGTCAATGAGCTGGCCAAGAAAGGTGATAAAGATGCTCAATATGCCCTGGCTCACTGGGGTGTTCTCAGCAACAGCAACATCTCTGAGATCATCGATCTGTATCGTAAGTCCGCCGCTCAAGGCCAAATCTTAGCCAAGGCTGAACTTGCTCAGGTGTTGCTCCAGGCTTTCCCTCAGGACGCCGAGCGTGTTGCTGAAGCTGTGAAGCTGGTCCAAGACGCCGAAGCTGCTGGCAACAAAGTGGCTCGCCGTCTTTTGGCGAACCTCTACATCGCCGGTGCCGGTGGTCTGGAAAAGAGCGTGGATAAAGCCCGGGCTCTCCTGGAAAAAGGTAGCACTGAAGGTGATGGTGAAGCTACCCTCGGTCTGAGCCAGCTGTATGCCGCGGGTGTTCCTGGGCTGCCTAAAGATGAGCAGAAGTCTCTGGACTATCTGATTAAAGCCACTGAGCAGAAAAACGCTGTTGCGATGAGCACCTATGCAGCTCGCCTTTTTGATGGTGATCCTGCAGCTGAAGGCAGCAAGCAACTGGTGAAGAAAGATCCAGCTAAAGCCATGAAGATGTTTGAAGATGCGGCCGCTACCGGTTTCGCCGCTGCAAACCGTCTTCTCGGTGCCATCTATGAGAATGGTCTGGGCGGTCAATCCAAAGACCTGAAGAAGGCTGTGGAATACTACACCAAGGCTGCCAACGGCAACGACCCTCAGGCTCTTTTCCGCTTGGGTAACTTCTTCGAAGCGGGTCTTAGCCAAGGTGAAGGTGACAAGGCAGAAGTGATCATTCAGCAGAATGCTAAGAGCGCATTAGATCTCTATCGCCTAGCTGCTCAGAACGGTCTTTCGGAAGCCTTCTACAACGTTGGTGTGTATTATGAAACCGGCACTGTGGTGGACAAAGATCCAGCCAAGGCTTTCTCCTTCCATCTGAAAGCTGCCAGTGCTGGCCTGCCACAGGCTCAGCATCGCCTGGCTGGTCTGTATCAGGCCGGTAACGGTGTGACCCAAGACCTCGTGGCTGCCATGGGCTGGTATCAGCGTGCAGCTAATGCCAACTTCGCGGCGAGCCAGATCGCGCTGGGCCAGATGTATGAGTCCGGAGCCGGTGGTCGTCCAAACCCAACCGCTGCTGCTCAGGAATACACCAACGCTGCAGAGCAGGGGGCACCTTTGGCAATGCTTCGTTTGGCCAGCCTCAATGAGCGTGGCCTTGGCACTGTTAAGAATGCACCTGATCTTTCCCGTGCTTTGGCTTATGCCGAACTGGCAGTCGAGGCCTCCAACAGCGCTGAAATCGCAGTTAAATATCGCGATGAGTTGAAGGGCAAAATGACCGCAGATCAAATCGCTGAAGCGAAGAAGATCTCTGATAGCTTGAAGAAGGCACCTGCCGCTGCTGAACCAGCCAAGCCTGCGACTCCTTCCAAGAAGAAGTAA
- a CDS encoding LpxI family protein, with amino-acid sequence MTPDLPCIALIAGNGIYPETFVRAARKAGVKRLVAAAFINETKPELAEMVDAIEWFRVGQLSKMISFLVRQGVTQTVMVGQIAPQNLFDLRPDFRTLLMLARLKQRNAETLFGAIGDEMAKDGIELLPATTFLDDLMPPKGHVAGPTIKKRRWEDAEYGFNIAKESSRLDIGQTVVVKNGTVLAVEAFEGTNEAVKRGGAMGRGGATMVKVSKPNQDMRFDVPVIGPDTIRTASEAGVDLIAVEAGKTLLLGLDELQRECLQRKVSVVAL; translated from the coding sequence ATGACACCCGACTTGCCCTGCATAGCTCTCATTGCCGGAAACGGTATTTATCCTGAAACTTTCGTCAGAGCTGCGCGCAAAGCCGGTGTGAAGCGTTTGGTAGCCGCCGCTTTCATCAACGAAACCAAGCCGGAGTTGGCAGAGATGGTGGATGCCATCGAGTGGTTTCGAGTTGGGCAGCTCAGTAAGATGATTTCATTCTTGGTTAGGCAGGGTGTGACGCAGACGGTCATGGTCGGTCAGATCGCCCCCCAAAATCTCTTCGATCTGCGTCCCGACTTTCGCACGTTGTTGATGTTGGCCCGGCTCAAACAACGTAACGCTGAGACGCTCTTCGGTGCCATCGGCGATGAGATGGCCAAAGACGGCATTGAGCTGCTTCCGGCCACAACCTTCCTGGACGATCTGATGCCTCCCAAAGGTCATGTCGCTGGTCCGACGATCAAAAAACGCCGATGGGAAGACGCTGAATACGGCTTCAACATAGCTAAGGAAAGCAGTCGGCTGGATATCGGCCAAACGGTAGTGGTTAAAAACGGCACTGTCCTTGCCGTGGAAGCCTTCGAAGGCACTAACGAAGCCGTTAAGCGTGGCGGGGCGATGGGCCGAGGGGGAGCCACGATGGTGAAAGTCTCCAAACCGAATCAGGACATGCGATTCGATGTTCCGGTGATCGGGCCCGATACTATCCGCACGGCCTCGGAGGCCGGTGTCGATTTGATCGCGGTCGAGGCAGGGAAGACATTGTTGTTAGGCCTGGATGAACTCCAGCGGGAATGCTTGCAACGAAAAGTCTCTGTAGTCGCTCTGTAA
- a CDS encoding DUF7088 domain-containing protein: protein MSDSSPQPSSALPSSAPKRWGIGLNVALQILLILAIFFGLNRLSYRYHVRWDLSPQQSYTLSANTTNYLNKLSKDVFIANVFARDAKIFPDVQALLEEYRLNGKGRIKLRSIDPLRDIDRAEALKAETGMALDQNGVVIRAGGRTRFIREEEMVIRDTGTESARPIKAFRGEDAVTSAMINLIEGDGRKFYLIVGKGSRTEAALADALAALGELGRQQNFKLMPLNFAEINGVPEDADGLLFAGIRYDLSEREIAMLKAYWEGKRAGLLVMLDPAGETPRLNAFLGLNGVTPREDRVLFAESTGAGVRKEFSVQAIFDNESPITQPLSTSTIILPGQSQSLDVRFDDEYLQKQNILVHPLIGATDRYWGEKNYLEELPIVDEEDHKQPIYLAASVERGSVADERLRVDSCRMVVVGNSYMLDKKSALAVNRDFVAASLNWIVNREKLSGAPPKLKHSYRIQLNSRQNELIFWITTIAMPGLVLVLGMMIWASRRAA from the coding sequence ATGTCTGATTCTTCTCCGCAACCCTCATCCGCATTACCTTCTTCGGCTCCGAAGCGGTGGGGGATCGGCTTAAACGTGGCTTTACAGATCCTGCTTATCTTGGCCATCTTTTTTGGTCTCAACCGGTTGAGCTATCGCTATCACGTCCGTTGGGATCTCAGTCCTCAGCAGAGTTACACCCTAAGCGCGAATACCACGAATTATCTCAATAAGCTCTCCAAGGATGTTTTTATCGCGAACGTTTTTGCTCGCGATGCCAAGATTTTCCCCGATGTGCAGGCTCTTCTGGAAGAGTATCGGCTGAACGGTAAAGGGCGTATCAAGCTGCGCTCCATTGACCCTCTTCGGGACATAGATCGAGCTGAAGCCCTGAAAGCGGAAACTGGAATGGCATTGGATCAAAATGGTGTCGTCATTCGTGCAGGAGGACGCACTCGTTTCATCCGGGAAGAAGAGATGGTGATTCGAGATACGGGGACTGAGTCTGCTCGTCCGATCAAAGCCTTCCGCGGCGAGGATGCGGTGACCTCTGCCATGATTAACCTCATTGAAGGGGATGGCCGAAAGTTTTATCTGATCGTCGGGAAAGGATCTCGAACAGAAGCCGCACTCGCCGATGCCTTAGCGGCTCTCGGAGAGTTGGGACGGCAGCAGAACTTTAAGCTGATGCCGCTTAATTTCGCTGAGATCAATGGAGTGCCTGAAGATGCGGATGGGCTTTTGTTTGCAGGGATTCGTTACGACCTCTCTGAACGTGAAATTGCCATGCTGAAAGCCTATTGGGAGGGCAAGCGCGCAGGGCTGCTAGTGATGCTGGACCCCGCAGGAGAGACGCCTCGTTTGAATGCGTTTCTGGGCCTGAATGGAGTCACGCCGCGTGAAGACCGTGTTTTATTTGCCGAAAGCACCGGGGCAGGGGTGCGCAAGGAATTTTCGGTGCAGGCGATTTTTGATAACGAGTCGCCGATCACTCAGCCACTTTCGACTTCCACGATCATTTTACCGGGTCAATCGCAGTCTCTCGATGTGCGATTTGACGATGAGTATCTGCAAAAGCAGAACATCCTGGTGCACCCCCTGATCGGCGCTACCGATCGCTATTGGGGGGAAAAGAACTACCTCGAAGAACTACCGATCGTGGACGAGGAAGACCACAAACAACCCATCTACCTCGCAGCCTCAGTGGAGCGCGGCAGTGTGGCGGATGAGCGTCTGCGCGTGGATAGCTGTCGCATGGTGGTGGTGGGGAATTCCTACATGCTGGACAAAAAGTCGGCCTTAGCCGTAAACCGTGACTTTGTTGCTGCCAGTCTCAATTGGATCGTTAATCGCGAGAAACTCAGTGGAGCCCCCCCGAAACTCAAACACAGCTACCGCATCCAACTCAATTCACGGCAGAATGAGTTGATCTTTTGGATCACCACCATCGCTATGCCAGGGCTTGTTCTCGTCTTGGGGATGATGATCTGGGCGTCTCGGCGCGCAGCTTAA